From a single Planctellipticum variicoloris genomic region:
- a CDS encoding YdjY domain-containing protein — MSMPAFAAALLLLLATSVSAVAETPPAGSPTTPRGTLTSLNKEGTVLLDAERKRLILKSEVCLREGLLEMLACLKQTKEHEAILRVDTRAQVVHAGLLALGAESGRPVQFMPEYKPATGQPIEIYLSWTDKDGKSHREPAQKWIRNATRKYFVEKLEQLPSDTAIGERTDLRYDEKNKELFWYGPMTAEQRDQWLKPTQNAAYRKAVQSIFDRTQLRPLNARWVFAGSGFSVDEKTGKKYYNAESGDLICVANFSTATLDLAVSSSASNDGLDYEAWTERIPPIGTPVEIELIPVFEKKPGPTSR; from the coding sequence ATGAGTATGCCTGCGTTTGCCGCCGCTCTCCTGCTCCTCCTGGCGACCAGTGTGTCAGCGGTTGCCGAAACCCCGCCGGCCGGCTCGCCGACAACCCCGCGCGGAACATTGACCTCGCTGAACAAAGAAGGCACGGTCCTGCTCGACGCCGAGCGGAAACGGCTGATCCTGAAGAGCGAAGTCTGCCTGCGCGAAGGGCTGCTGGAAATGCTGGCCTGCCTGAAGCAGACCAAGGAGCACGAGGCGATCCTGCGGGTCGACACGAGAGCCCAGGTCGTCCATGCGGGGCTGCTGGCCCTCGGCGCCGAAAGCGGACGCCCGGTTCAGTTCATGCCCGAGTACAAACCCGCGACCGGTCAGCCGATTGAGATTTACCTCTCCTGGACCGACAAGGATGGCAAGTCGCACCGCGAGCCGGCGCAGAAGTGGATCCGCAACGCGACGCGGAAGTACTTTGTCGAAAAGCTGGAGCAGCTTCCGTCCGATACGGCGATCGGCGAACGGACCGATTTGCGCTACGACGAGAAGAACAAAGAGCTCTTCTGGTACGGTCCAATGACCGCCGAGCAGCGCGATCAGTGGCTCAAACCGACGCAGAATGCGGCCTACCGCAAAGCCGTGCAGTCGATCTTCGATCGCACGCAGCTCCGGCCGCTCAACGCCCGGTGGGTCTTTGCGGGCAGCGGCTTCTCCGTCGACGAGAAGACCGGCAAGAAGTACTACAACGCCGAGTCGGGCGACTTGATCTGCGTCGCCAATTTCTCAACCGCCACGCTGGACCTGGCCGTCAGCAGTTCGGCGTCCAACGACGGCCTCGACTACGAAGCCTGGACCGAGCGGATTCCGCCGATCGGCACTCCGGTGGAGATCGAATTGATCCCGGTGTTCGAGAAAAAGCCGGGTCCAACTTCGCGGTAG
- a CDS encoding thioredoxin domain-containing protein yields the protein MTDLPRHSPNRLAQETSPYLLQHANNPVDWRAWNEASLAEAKLADKPIFLSIGYSACHWCHVMEHESFENPDIAALMNDWFVNIKVDREERPDLDQIYMAAVIAMTQSGGWPMSVFLTPDLKPFFGGTYWPPESRWGRPGFRQILSAVHEAWQNRREALLEQAEQLTEAVVAAGRPQHPAGALSEETLRNALKVLVRSVDRENGGFGSAPKFPHPMDLRLLLRLWRRFGSEDALAATTLTLDKMARGGIYDHLGGGFARYSTDERWLAPHFEKMLYDNALLVPVYLEAHQITGRADFAAVARETLDYVLREMTRPEGGFYSTQDADSEGEEGKFFVWSQGEIEEALDEHEVAAFCACYDVTPQGNWEHKTILNRPESPERQAARLGLSPSVLEALLAGCRAKLFALRAERIAPGRDEKILASWNGLMIAACARVGAAFDEPRYIEAARAAGDFVLSTLVAEDGRLWHGYKDGRARFNGYLDDYAAVIDGLAELYQATFDARYLEGALALAERMEAQFADAADGGYFYTSADHETLIARSKDVHDNATPSGNSLAATALVKLALLTGRSDLEQRAVGTLEMLAGELARVPMAGAQALMAFDMLLGPAHEIVLMEGADPAECERVLVELRRRSLPNLLVIRQAAGAAVPAVLEPLLAGKTAIDGRTTAYVCRRGACQSPLVGAEAILAGWGRLTL from the coding sequence ATGACAGACCTGCCCCGCCATTCGCCGAACCGCCTCGCCCAGGAGACGAGCCCGTACCTGCTGCAACACGCGAATAACCCGGTCGACTGGCGGGCGTGGAATGAGGCGTCGCTGGCGGAAGCGAAGCTGGCCGACAAGCCGATTTTTCTGTCGATCGGCTACAGCGCCTGTCACTGGTGCCACGTGATGGAGCACGAGAGTTTCGAGAACCCCGACATCGCGGCCCTGATGAACGACTGGTTCGTCAACATCAAGGTCGATCGCGAAGAACGGCCGGATCTCGACCAGATCTATATGGCCGCGGTCATTGCGATGACGCAGAGCGGCGGCTGGCCGATGTCGGTCTTTCTGACGCCCGACCTGAAGCCGTTCTTCGGCGGGACCTACTGGCCTCCCGAGTCGCGCTGGGGGCGGCCGGGTTTCCGGCAGATTCTCTCCGCCGTTCACGAGGCCTGGCAGAACCGGCGCGAGGCGCTGCTCGAACAGGCCGAACAACTGACGGAGGCGGTCGTGGCCGCCGGCCGGCCGCAGCATCCCGCCGGCGCTCTCTCCGAGGAGACGTTGCGGAACGCACTGAAGGTCCTGGTGCGGTCGGTCGACCGGGAGAACGGGGGGTTCGGCTCCGCCCCGAAGTTTCCCCACCCGATGGACCTGCGGCTGCTGCTCCGCCTGTGGCGGCGATTCGGCAGCGAGGACGCTCTCGCGGCGACGACGCTCACGCTCGACAAGATGGCCCGCGGGGGAATTTATGACCATCTCGGCGGCGGATTTGCGCGGTACTCGACCGACGAGCGCTGGCTGGCGCCCCACTTCGAGAAGATGCTCTACGACAATGCGCTGCTGGTCCCGGTCTATCTGGAGGCGCATCAGATCACCGGGCGGGCGGACTTTGCGGCCGTCGCGCGCGAGACGCTGGACTACGTGCTGCGGGAGATGACCCGCCCCGAAGGTGGGTTCTACAGTACGCAGGACGCAGACAGCGAAGGGGAGGAAGGAAAATTCTTCGTCTGGTCCCAGGGGGAGATTGAAGAGGCGCTCGACGAACACGAGGTCGCGGCGTTCTGCGCGTGCTACGACGTGACGCCCCAGGGAAACTGGGAGCACAAGACGATTCTCAACCGGCCGGAGTCCCCCGAGCGCCAGGCGGCCCGGCTTGGACTGTCGCCAAGCGTGCTGGAGGCGCTGCTGGCCGGGTGTCGGGCCAAGTTGTTTGCGCTGCGGGCCGAGCGGATCGCCCCCGGACGGGACGAAAAGATCCTGGCAAGCTGGAACGGGCTGATGATCGCGGCCTGCGCGCGGGTGGGGGCGGCGTTCGACGAGCCACGATACATCGAAGCGGCCCGGGCCGCGGGCGACTTTGTGCTGTCGACGCTGGTCGCGGAGGATGGTCGGCTGTGGCACGGTTACAAGGACGGGCGGGCGCGATTCAACGGGTATCTCGACGACTACGCGGCGGTCATCGACGGACTGGCCGAGTTGTATCAGGCGACGTTCGATGCGCGTTATCTGGAGGGGGCGCTCGCGCTTGCGGAGCGGATGGAGGCGCAGTTCGCCGATGCTGCGGACGGGGGCTACTTCTACACGTCCGCCGATCACGAAACTCTGATCGCACGCAGCAAAGATGTCCACGACAACGCGACCCCGTCGGGCAACAGCCTGGCGGCGACGGCGCTGGTCAAACTCGCCCTGCTGACCGGCCGGTCCGACCTGGAACAGCGTGCGGTCGGTACGCTGGAGATGCTGGCGGGCGAGCTGGCCCGCGTGCCGATGGCGGGGGCTCAGGCGCTGATGGCGTTCGACATGCTGCTCGGGCCGGCCCATGAGATCGTTTTGATGGAAGGTGCGGATCCGGCCGAGTGCGAGCGGGTGCTGGTCGAGCTGCGGCGGCGGTCTCTGCCGAACTTGCTCGTCATCCGGCAGGCCGCCGGTGCGGCCGTTCCTGCGGTGCTCGAGCCGCTGCTGGCAGGGAAGACGGCGATCGATGGTCGGACGACCGCGTACGTCTGCCGGCGCGGGGCGTGTCAGTCGCCGCTGGTGGGTGCGGAGGCGATTCTGGCGGGGTGGGGCCGGTTGACGCTTTGA